One window from the genome of Candidatus Manganitrophaceae bacterium encodes:
- a CDS encoding phosphatidylserine decarboxylase: protein MKSVSQFIYSFAGFISVQIWGRLSRSMQFAISALIARLYNTRLSAFLIRPYCLWHYGNPDYHQGFLPGNGAQHFKTFQEFFTRDFIELPEINSGAIWPCEGYLCESGQTEALSTVKVKGEEREIPSIFGRKIPGESFFSNVFLHNNNYHHIHAPVSGKILRIVRIPGELLLLRPWAYKNNPSLPALTNERVNVDILDRKGREWLLSIVGGPLVATIRLPEYLRINAPIEIGQKIATFELGSTCCMVSPIAPENSVGSRIQMGAPFEQ, encoded by the coding sequence ATGAAGTCTGTTAGTCAATTTATATATTCTTTTGCCGGTTTCATCTCCGTCCAGATTTGGGGACGCTTAAGCCGTTCAATGCAATTTGCGATATCTGCACTTATTGCGAGGTTGTATAATACGCGCCTTTCGGCGTTTCTGATTAGGCCCTATTGCTTGTGGCATTATGGAAACCCAGATTATCATCAGGGCTTTCTCCCCGGGAACGGGGCCCAGCATTTCAAAACATTTCAAGAATTCTTTACGCGTGACTTCATTGAGCTCCCCGAAATTAATTCAGGTGCGATCTGGCCTTGCGAGGGTTATCTGTGTGAATCTGGACAGACCGAAGCGCTGTCAACCGTCAAGGTGAAGGGTGAAGAGAGGGAAATCCCCAGTATTTTTGGGAGAAAAATACCAGGAGAGTCTTTTTTTAGCAACGTTTTTCTTCATAACAATAATTATCATCACATTCATGCCCCGGTGTCCGGGAAGATATTGCGTATTGTTCGTATACCGGGGGAACTTCTCCTGCTCAGGCCCTGGGCCTATAAAAATAACCCTTCACTTCCCGCATTGACCAATGAGCGGGTCAATGTGGATATCCTGGATCGCAAGGGTCGGGAGTGGTTGCTTTCCATTGTGGGTGGGCCGCTCGTGGCCACCATACGGCTTCCTGAATACCTGCGTATCAACGCACCCATAGAAATCGGTCAAAAAATCGCTACCTTCGAATTAGGCTCGACCTGTTGCATGGTTTCGCCAATTGCGCCTGAAAACTCAGTTGGGTCCCGTATTCAGATGGGAGCGCCTTTTGAGCAATGA
- a CDS encoding flavin reductase — MDKDTKKAVLRMIPYGLYVLTGETKDGRVAAATVNWVTQTAFEPPLVVVGVKADSGAHAVIKEAGSFALNILGKGQQSLAYGFFKPAEREGDTIGGQAFRSGSTGAPLLESAPAYVECRLIETIEKGDHSIFVGEVIDAGLLKTLEGRPDDQTLTLKDLGEKVFYGG; from the coding sequence GTGGATAAGGACACCAAAAAAGCTGTGCTTCGGATGATTCCGTATGGGCTCTATGTCCTGACAGGTGAAACGAAAGATGGTCGTGTCGCTGCGGCAACTGTAAATTGGGTGACTCAAACGGCTTTTGAACCGCCGCTTGTCGTCGTTGGCGTCAAGGCGGATTCGGGTGCCCATGCTGTCATTAAAGAGGCCGGGTCATTTGCTTTAAACATACTTGGAAAAGGGCAGCAATCGCTCGCCTACGGATTTTTCAAACCTGCGGAGAGAGAAGGAGATACCATTGGTGGACAGGCGTTTAGATCAGGTAGTACGGGGGCGCCGTTGCTGGAGAGCGCTCCGGCCTACGTCGAGTGCCGGTTGATTGAAACGATTGAAAAAGGAGATCACTCTATTTTTGTAGGAGAGGTCATTGACGCAGGCCTCCTGAAAACCCTGGAGGGTCGTCCGGATGATCAGACCTTGACGCTCAAAGACTTGGGAGAGAAGGTCTTCTATGGCGGTTGA
- a CDS encoding DUF4399 domain-containing protein: protein MVRAGFWVLVSSFVMFSSMAFARTPSPESARVYLISPATGEAVGPSVAVKFGLQGMGVAPAGIDKKNTGHHHLLIDLKGLPALDKPIPSDKNHKHFGKGQTETTLKLSPGKHTLQLILGDKSHVPFDPPVVSEKITIWVR from the coding sequence ATGGTCAGAGCAGGTTTTTGGGTGCTGGTTTCTTCATTTGTGATGTTCTCCTCCATGGCGTTTGCGCGGACCCCGTCACCCGAGTCCGCAAGAGTTTATCTCATCTCTCCCGCGACTGGAGAGGCGGTGGGTCCTTCGGTAGCGGTTAAATTTGGTTTGCAGGGCATGGGTGTTGCCCCGGCGGGTATTGACAAGAAGAATACAGGCCATCATCACCTCTTGATTGATCTGAAAGGTCTTCCTGCATTAGATAAGCCGATTCCTTCAGACAAAAATCATAAGCATTTTGGAAAGGGGCAGACGGAAACAACATTAAAGTTGTCGCCTGGAAAACACACGCTTCAGTTAATCCTGGGGGATAAGTCTCACGTTCCTTTCGATCCCCCGGTGGTATCGGAAAAGATTACGATATGGGTCAGATGA
- a CDS encoding methyltransferase domain-containing protein, whose translation MGSSKLTPESKSSLLPHWDGKVYTRYAARFYDRVTILSGWRKKVIGSALKDLSHRTEKPGDQEPARLLDVGCGTCFVLNKAVESGFDAFGLDSSTGMLAQAPLKQTALSNRLIAASAESLPFPNGCFDVVIASGSLVHIPAILAASREIMRVTRPGGTIRIIDHARPRNPGIFTPMFSLFSQLSGDIIHDYAHYFSDNCHFEKQLTLGRGGYLQLFDFVKR comes from the coding sequence ATGGGTAGTTCGAAGTTGACTCCAGAGAGTAAGTCGTCACTGCTCCCTCACTGGGATGGCAAGGTTTATACGCGTTATGCGGCTCGGTTCTATGATAGGGTGACCATCCTCAGCGGCTGGCGTAAAAAAGTAATCGGATCGGCCCTGAAAGATTTATCCCATCGAACCGAAAAACCGGGAGATCAAGAACCAGCCAGATTACTGGATGTTGGTTGCGGGACCTGTTTTGTTCTGAACAAAGCGGTGGAAAGCGGGTTTGATGCCTTTGGCCTGGACTCGTCGACAGGGATGCTCGCCCAAGCTCCTTTGAAACAGACGGCCTTAAGTAATCGTTTGATCGCTGCGAGCGCTGAATCACTGCCCTTCCCCAACGGGTGTTTTGATGTTGTCATCGCTTCAGGGTCTCTTGTTCATATTCCCGCGATCCTGGCGGCAAGTCGTGAAATCATGCGTGTTACGCGGCCGGGCGGTACCATACGGATCATTGATCATGCCCGTCCTCGCAACCCAGGTATCTTCACGCCTATGTTCAGCCTATTTTCTCAGCTTTCAGGTGATATCATCCATGATTACGCCCATTACTTTTCAGACAATTGTCACTTTGAAAAACAACTCACCCTGGGGCGAGGGGGCTACTTGCAGTTGTTTGATTTTGTAAAACGATAA